The Halogeometricum rufum genome has a segment encoding these proteins:
- a CDS encoding Gfo/Idh/MocA family protein produces the protein MNADTPPSVGIVGLGNIGHYHADRLVELGATLGGGLDIQPDARSRFGDKYGVDTYEEKEAMFEAVDAVIITTPNRFHEEYAVAALDAGLHVLLEKPLAHSLESAERIAAAAKDADGVCMVGFNNRFGNPVRVLKNYQAEGRFGDVHHVEANYVRRRGIPGRGSWFTSEDVAGGGSVIDIGVHAIDLSLYFLDYPEVEEVSAITRSDFGNRDDYAYVEMWGDDVGPEGFDVDDSASAFIRCADGRTISLEVAWAANRPTNDEFYVLGTDAGALFDRASHDLTFFESGVGGGNHLTDTDVETQANDTHKSEQKLFLDAVRTGEHPGLNTVEEGLQVQRVIDAIYRSSEEGNAVSLANVSVEAAGASSDD, from the coding sequence ATGAACGCAGACACGCCACCAAGCGTCGGAATCGTCGGCCTCGGCAACATCGGCCACTACCACGCGGACAGACTCGTCGAACTCGGTGCGACGCTGGGGGGCGGTCTGGACATTCAGCCCGATGCGCGAAGTCGGTTCGGCGACAAGTACGGCGTCGACACGTACGAGGAGAAGGAGGCGATGTTCGAGGCGGTGGACGCCGTCATCATCACGACGCCGAACCGGTTCCACGAGGAGTACGCCGTCGCCGCACTCGACGCCGGCCTGCACGTCCTCCTCGAGAAGCCCCTCGCGCACTCGCTGGAGTCGGCGGAGCGAATCGCCGCGGCGGCGAAGGACGCCGACGGCGTCTGCATGGTCGGCTTCAACAACCGCTTCGGCAACCCGGTCCGCGTCCTGAAGAACTACCAGGCCGAGGGGCGCTTCGGCGACGTCCACCACGTCGAGGCGAACTACGTCCGGCGCCGCGGCATCCCCGGCCGCGGGTCGTGGTTCACCTCGGAGGACGTCGCGGGCGGCGGGTCGGTCATCGACATCGGCGTCCACGCCATCGACCTCTCGCTCTACTTCCTCGACTACCCCGAAGTCGAAGAGGTGTCGGCCATCACGCGCTCGGACTTCGGCAACCGCGACGACTACGCCTACGTCGAGATGTGGGGCGACGACGTCGGCCCCGAGGGGTTCGACGTGGACGACTCCGCCTCCGCGTTCATCCGGTGTGCCGACGGGCGGACCATCTCGCTGGAAGTCGCGTGGGCGGCCAACCGACCGACGAACGACGAGTTCTACGTGCTCGGAACCGACGCCGGCGCGCTGTTCGACCGAGCGAGCCACGACTTGACGTTCTTCGAATCCGGCGTCGGCGGCGGCAACCACCTCACCGACACGGACGTGGAGACGCAGGCCAACGACACGCACAAGTCCGAACAGAAACTGTTCCTCGATGCCGTCCGCACCGGCGAACATCCGGGGCTGAACACCGTCGAGGAGGGCCTGCAGGTCCAACGCGTCATCGACGCCATCTACCGGTCCTCCGAGGAGGGCAACGCCGTCTCGCTGGCGAACGTCTCCGTGGAGGCCGCCGGCGCCTCCTCGGACGACTGA
- the trmB gene encoding HTH-type sugar sensing transcriptional regulator TrmB, whose protein sequence is MADELRTTMETVGDRFNLGEYEIDAYLAVLEHGELTASEIADRTDIPQPRVYDTVRSLSDRGLVELRESRPMKIVAVDPDDAFANVQTSLEELISELEARYTAPARDTEAVSLVKSRSTILRYIEEIIADAEYELVLSVAADLLRRFRDDLAAAIDDGVSVDLLVTPASRAPDPVEFDYLEVATRARGRRGITTPVLAVADGEYSVYATQDALRDDRDRYGVIFNRSALGFLVSGFFGTVLWTTAETLAANGKRRPFPRRYASIRRAVKDMRELDGEFYASVSGRHVESGDPIVVEGRVVTTTFEESEEVASFEMETEESVLEVGGLVSALEDVEAQEIILGRDEVPDRTRFV, encoded by the coding sequence ATGGCAGACGAACTCCGGACGACGATGGAGACTGTCGGGGACCGGTTCAACCTCGGCGAGTACGAGATAGACGCGTACCTCGCGGTCCTCGAACACGGCGAACTCACCGCCTCGGAGATAGCCGACCGGACGGACATCCCGCAACCGCGGGTGTACGACACCGTCCGGAGTCTCTCGGACCGTGGCCTCGTCGAACTCCGGGAGTCGCGACCGATGAAGATCGTCGCCGTGGACCCCGACGACGCGTTCGCGAACGTGCAGACGTCGCTGGAGGAACTCATCTCCGAGTTGGAGGCGCGCTACACGGCCCCCGCCCGCGACACCGAGGCCGTCTCCCTCGTCAAGTCACGGTCGACCATCCTGCGCTACATCGAGGAGATAATCGCGGACGCCGAGTACGAACTCGTCCTCTCGGTGGCGGCGGACCTCCTCCGTCGCTTCCGCGACGACCTGGCGGCGGCCATCGACGACGGGGTGAGCGTCGACCTCCTCGTGACGCCGGCCTCGCGCGCCCCGGACCCGGTGGAGTTCGACTACCTCGAAGTCGCCACGCGGGCGCGCGGTCGCCGCGGCATCACGACCCCCGTCCTCGCCGTCGCCGACGGCGAGTACTCCGTCTACGCCACGCAGGACGCCCTCCGAGACGACAGAGACCGCTACGGCGTCATCTTCAACCGCTCGGCGCTCGGGTTCCTCGTCAGCGGTTTCTTCGGGACCGTCCTCTGGACGACGGCCGAGACGCTGGCGGCCAACGGGAAGCGCCGGCCGTTCCCCCGCCGCTACGCCTCCATCCGCCGCGCCGTGAAGGACATGCGCGAACTCGACGGCGAGTTCTACGCCTCCGTCTCCGGTCGGCACGTCGAGTCCGGCGACCCCATCGTCGTCGAGGGGCGCGTCGTCACGACGACGTTCGAGGAGTCCGAAGAGGTCGCCTCCTTCGAGATGGAGACCGAAGAGAGCGTCCTCGAAGTCGGGGGTCTCGTCTCGGCCCTCGAAGACGTGGAGGCACAGGAGATAATCCTCGGTCGCGACGAAGTGCCGGACCGAACGCGGTTCGTCTGA